A genome region from Choloepus didactylus isolate mChoDid1 chromosome 14, mChoDid1.pri, whole genome shotgun sequence includes the following:
- the LOC119509577 gene encoding CDGSH iron-sulfur domain-containing protein 1-like: MSLTSNSSIGIEWIAAVTIAAGTAAIGYLAYKRFYIKDHRNKAMVNLHIQKDNPKVVHAFDMEDLGDKAVYCRCWRSKKFPLCDGSHIKHNEETGDNVGPLIIKKKET, translated from the exons ATGAGTTTGACTTCCAATTCCAGCATA GGTATTGAATGGATTGCAGCAGTTACCATTGCTGCTGGAACAGCTGCAATTGGTTATCTAGCATACAAAAGATTTTATATTAAAGATCATCGCAATAAAGCTATGGTAAACCTTCACATCCAGAAAGACAACCCCAAGGTAGTGCATGCTTTTGACATGGAGGATTTGGGAGATAAAGCTGTGTACTGCCGTTGTTGGAGGTCCAAAAAGTTTCCACTCTGTGATGGGTCTCACATAAAACACAATGAGGAAACTGGAGACAACGTGGGACCTCTgatcattaagaaaaaagaaacttaa